One part of the Treponema sp. OMZ 787 genome encodes these proteins:
- a CDS encoding phage minor head protein encodes MVRFKSFIKEVLKDYLKNLKEALKNEKLNPEKIKNLSFERSGNKGLIRLSENLIQGSLLLGCLHAMTQKRGEKEFADDSGSSVLIEEENLSFDEAVNFLRAKLPMKKDEWLSLEPKLRFRAFTVAKLSEADFIETVKGRLALAVEKNESILDSWKDIEEMTEDWGEKFTPRYWETVYRTNVQSAYNAGRLMQHKNNMPPAWELLFVEDKRQSDICRGLTFITGNGKALHKDHPFWKTYGFPPYHFNCRTTFRAVYDFEIGHGIEIENTPMKEIGKNFKPQKGFGGNPIEKESWWKITPEMIARADRYGITADIVAQAGEFDMQSYYPELLQNYESIHKGKKGGYVQKAANSKHNPEEIASAKRLADEGHKVYLLPRSDSASSPDMIIDDEIGEMKHIDTIKRGTIREHIRKGGDRQRARILYIQIQSQKQKERLLQIVKEEILDLPIQTILLDYKGSIIKYARNFFLK; translated from the coding sequence TTGGTAAGATTTAAAAGTTTTATAAAAGAAGTTTTAAAAGATTATTTAAAAAACTTAAAAGAAGCTTTAAAGAATGAAAAACTTAACCCCGAAAAAATAAAAAATTTATCTTTTGAAAGAAGCGGTAATAAAGGCCTTATCCGACTTTCCGAAAATCTAATACAAGGCTCCCTTCTTTTGGGCTGTTTACATGCAATGACTCAAAAAAGAGGAGAAAAAGAATTTGCAGACGATTCGGGCTCTTCCGTTTTGATTGAAGAAGAAAATTTATCTTTTGATGAGGCCGTGAATTTTTTGAGGGCAAAGCTCCCGATGAAAAAAGACGAATGGCTTAGCTTAGAGCCCAAGCTAAGGTTTAGGGCTTTTACGGTTGCAAAATTAAGCGAGGCGGATTTTATCGAAACCGTAAAGGGAAGACTTGCCCTTGCCGTAGAAAAAAATGAAAGTATATTAGACTCGTGGAAAGACATTGAAGAGATGACCGAAGATTGGGGCGAAAAGTTTACGCCCCGCTATTGGGAAACGGTTTACCGCACCAATGTACAGAGTGCTTACAATGCAGGCCGTCTTATGCAACATAAAAACAATATGCCGCCTGCGTGGGAGCTTTTATTTGTGGAAGATAAAAGACAAAGCGATATTTGTAGAGGTTTAACCTTTATAACCGGAAACGGTAAGGCCTTACATAAGGATCATCCATTTTGGAAAACCTACGGCTTTCCGCCCTATCATTTTAATTGCAGAACGACCTTTAGGGCCGTTTACGATTTTGAGATAGGACACGGTATTGAAATTGAAAACACACCGATGAAAGAAATCGGAAAAAACTTTAAGCCTCAAAAAGGCTTCGGAGGCAACCCGATTGAAAAGGAAAGCTGGTGGAAGATTACCCCTGAAATGATTGCAAGGGCCGATAGGTACGGCATTACAGCGGATATAGTTGCTCAGGCGGGAGAGTTTGATATGCAAAGCTACTACCCCGAATTATTACAAAATTATGAGAGCATACACAAAGGCAAAAAGGGAGGTTATGTACAAAAGGCGGCTAATTCAAAGCATAACCCGGAAGAAATTGCATCGGCTAAAAGACTTGCGGATGAGGGCCACAAGGTTTATTTATTGCCTCGTTCTGATTCTGCTTCAAGCCCCGATATGATTATTGATGATGAAATAGGTGAGATGAAACACATTGACACTATAAAAAGAGGTACTATAAGAGAACATATCCGCAAGGGTGGAGATAGACAAAGAGCTCGAATCTTATATATTCAAATTCAATCACAAAAACAAAAAGAGCGACTGCTTCAGATAGTAAAAGAAGAAATATTAGACTTGCCTATACAAACAATTTTGCTAGATTATAAAGGAAGTATTATAAAATACGCAAGAAACTTTTTCTTAAAATAA
- a CDS encoding sigma-70 family RNA polymerase sigma factor, whose product MEKAQDLLEKELFLLYKKTKSQKIRDIIIKKNIDLPAIIVKRHLKKCLKSKDIKDLIAYGYIGLIDAIEKFDADKNLKFCTYANQRILGSILDGIRKEDELPRTVRAKEMLIEKTVWELSKSKGRVITKKEAARFLKIKNLKADEILIQTERQRGKVSIDLPIDENLYIKDTIKAPDSFTPDYIFERNERTRSVFKAINSLSERERKIIKLYFFKDYKYKAIDQRFNITEQAVGQTLYKAKLKIEKSLNEDKNFCLR is encoded by the coding sequence ATGGAGAAGGCACAAGACTTGTTAGAAAAAGAGCTTTTTTTACTTTATAAAAAAACTAAGAGTCAAAAGATAAGGGATATTATTATTAAAAAAAATATTGATCTTCCCGCAATAATCGTTAAACGTCATCTAAAAAAATGCTTAAAATCAAAGGATATAAAAGACCTTATCGCTTACGGGTATATAGGGCTTATAGACGCTATAGAAAAATTTGATGCAGATAAAAATTTAAAATTTTGCACTTATGCCAATCAAAGAATTTTAGGAAGTATTTTAGACGGTATAAGAAAAGAAGATGAGCTTCCTCGAACCGTAAGGGCTAAAGAAATGCTTATAGAAAAAACTGTTTGGGAGTTAAGCAAAAGCAAAGGACGTGTTATAACAAAAAAAGAAGCGGCCCGATTTTTAAAAATAAAAAATCTTAAGGCTGATGAGATTCTTATACAGACAGAAAGACAGCGAGGAAAAGTATCGATAGATTTACCCATAGACGAGAACCTTTATATTAAAGATACGATTAAGGCTCCCGATTCTTTTACACCCGATTATATTTTTGAAAGGAATGAAAGGACTCGATCCGTTTTTAAAGCAATAAACTCTTTATCGGAGAGAGAAAGAAAAATTATAAAGCTTTACTTTTTTAAGGATTATAAATATAAAGCAATAGACCAAAGGTTTAACATCACAGAGCAAGCAGTCGGCCAAACATTATATAAGGCAAAACTAAAAATCGAAAAATCTCTTAATGAAGATAAAAATTTTTGTTTAAGATAA
- a CDS encoding N-6 DNA methylase has product MELKNLTGKFINIFGNLDEFSIEKLTDKSCLQYVNLVEGDLETDYLQKIWQFYKADRKDKKQDFTPKSLAVLVSRLTENEKEEWVYDVCSGSGSLSIQKWILNKKAKFVCEELDSSLIPFLLFNLKVRNIEGYVINGNVLTGERFAVYKLKKGRQFSEIEKTEDFSYPEFQTGLSNPPFNLKGESTQSKELFKQGKEIYSPVDLKNMNFVFVFRLLDRVKGKSAVILPAGVLTSEIEKKGREYLVQNKKLSSVVLNPTSMFESTGAGTVVLSFGEDEKDISFVNGLKRSTQEERKQNGEEHTRNRIYTKTFNVYSDENIEKIVRLINEKESIEDEAETVLYEDVKAADLRPSSYIKRKEREIKHRPFDEIIKDIIHIQRRKNSCKLQINETWAKEYKLYNFYELIQEGNQKTEDINKMIKNVLKLDLQVPKDDYFALSKSKVWVLENNDKEYVSQIVLGAVNAWRVMVHFLNEESTRLLIELRDALLPELMSGRIDVSDIDID; this is encoded by the coding sequence ATGGAATTAAAAAACTTGACGGGAAAATTTATAAACATTTTTGGAAATCTTGATGAGTTTTCTATTGAAAAATTAACGGATAAATCTTGCCTTCAATATGTGAATCTTGTTGAGGGAGACCTGGAAACAGATTACCTTCAAAAGATTTGGCAGTTTTACAAGGCCGACAGAAAAGATAAAAAGCAGGACTTCACGCCTAAGAGTTTGGCTGTCTTGGTAAGCCGCTTAACCGAAAACGAAAAAGAAGAATGGGTATATGATGTATGTTCGGGGTCGGGCTCGCTCAGCATTCAAAAATGGATATTAAACAAAAAAGCAAAATTTGTGTGTGAAGAATTGGATTCATCTTTAATTCCTTTTTTATTGTTTAATCTAAAAGTGAGAAACATTGAAGGCTACGTTATAAACGGAAACGTTTTAACGGGGGAGAGATTTGCTGTTTATAAATTGAAAAAAGGACGGCAATTTTCCGAAATCGAAAAAACGGAAGATTTTTCATATCCCGAATTTCAAACGGGGTTAAGTAATCCGCCTTTTAATTTAAAAGGGGAGAGCACACAAAGCAAAGAACTTTTTAAGCAGGGAAAAGAAATATATAGTCCTGTAGATTTAAAAAACATGAACTTTGTGTTTGTGTTTAGACTTCTCGATCGAGTTAAAGGGAAAAGTGCCGTGATTCTTCCCGCCGGTGTTTTGACCTCCGAAATTGAAAAGAAAGGTAGGGAATACCTTGTACAAAACAAAAAGCTTTCTTCGGTCGTTTTAAACCCCACCTCTATGTTTGAGTCAACGGGAGCCGGAACCGTTGTATTAAGCTTTGGAGAAGATGAGAAAGATATAAGTTTTGTAAACGGACTAAAAAGAAGCACACAAGAAGAAAGAAAACAAAACGGAGAAGAACACACAAGAAACAGGATATACACAAAAACTTTTAATGTTTACTCTGATGAAAATATAGAAAAAATTGTAAGGCTCATAAACGAAAAAGAAAGCATTGAAGATGAGGCAGAAACCGTTTTATACGAAGATGTAAAGGCGGCCGATTTAAGGCCTTCTTCATATATAAAAAGAAAAGAGAGGGAGATTAAACACCGCCCTTTTGACGAAATAATCAAAGATATAATTCATATACAAAGACGGAAAAACTCTTGCAAACTTCAAATAAACGAAACATGGGCAAAAGAATACAAGCTGTATAATTTTTATGAACTTATTCAAGAAGGAAATCAAAAAACTGAAGATATAAATAAAATGATTAAAAATGTTTTAAAACTCGATCTTCAAGTTCCGAAAGATGACTACTTTGCGTTGAGTAAGAGTAAGGTTTGGGTTTTGGAAAATAACGATAAAGAATATGTTTCACAAATTGTTTTAGGTGCCGTAAACGCGTGGCGTGTTATGGTTCATTTTTTAAATGAAGAGTCCACAAGGCTTTTGATAGAGCTGCGAGATGCACTATTACCAGAGCTTATGTCGGGGCGAATAGATGTAAGCGATATAGATATTGATTAA
- a CDS encoding major capsid protein, which translates to MPLNQNVKGRINAFFSLKNFTDVITALPKPQTPMTDLLFPQGVRKLKTSPYIAVQDIENETGAVPVVVRGSKSYSVDGGAKSASLIEVQPLSMNRVISGAELNTLIAMGDVDGISEKLTEVIENLRDRTAVSTELLVCQSLSGKIAYPAAVEGGALDTYEVELGTVKSLSSSTLTNASSVSDLLAALEAQFFAQQQTGASSDVRLLTGTDVYSVILEIITKTKNVPVQYTDYGLVLFGKYKLMPVTGSYKLPGKSAATEVVDSKSIQSIDLANTGKLFYAALDELDAKLQPLPFFASYEELRDPSGVKVMSSSKPLPAFAVKKSTIKKYVA; encoded by the coding sequence ATGCCTTTAAATCAAAATGTAAAGGGAAGAATCAACGCATTTTTTTCCTTAAAAAATTTCACGGATGTTATCACGGCCTTGCCAAAGCCTCAAACACCGATGACGGACCTTTTGTTTCCGCAAGGGGTAAGGAAGCTTAAAACCTCACCTTATATCGCGGTTCAGGATATCGAAAATGAGACCGGGGCCGTGCCTGTAGTGGTGCGGGGCTCTAAGTCTTATTCCGTTGACGGAGGAGCAAAGAGTGCAAGTCTTATCGAGGTTCAGCCTCTTTCGATGAACCGTGTAATATCGGGTGCAGAACTTAACACCCTTATTGCAATGGGAGATGTTGACGGAATTTCCGAAAAACTTACCGAGGTGATTGAAAACCTTAGAGACAGGACTGCCGTGTCTACCGAGCTTTTGGTTTGCCAATCCTTGTCGGGGAAGATCGCTTACCCTGCTGCCGTAGAAGGAGGAGCCTTAGACACTTACGAGGTAGAACTTGGAACGGTCAAGTCTCTTTCTTCTTCAACCTTGACAAACGCTTCAAGCGTTTCCGATTTGCTGGCTGCATTGGAAGCTCAGTTTTTTGCCCAACAGCAGACAGGGGCATCTTCGGATGTAAGGCTTTTGACGGGAACCGATGTTTATTCGGTGATTCTCGAAATTATTACCAAGACAAAAAATGTGCCGGTGCAGTACACCGATTACGGACTTGTCCTTTTCGGCAAGTATAAGCTCATGCCTGTAACGGGCAGCTATAAGCTTCCGGGAAAGAGTGCGGCAACGGAAGTAGTCGATTCAAAGAGTATTCAGTCAATAGACCTTGCAAATACAGGAAAGCTTTTCTATGCAGCCTTAGATGAGCTTGATGCAAAGCTTCAGCCTCTTCCCTTCTTTGCAAGCTATGAAGAGCTTAGAGATCCTTCGGGGGTAAAGGTTATGTCGTCTTCAAAACCCTTACCTGCCTTTGCTGTAAAAAAATCGACGATCAAAAAGTATGTAGCTTAA
- a CDS encoding phage virion morphogenesis protein, whose product MSVKIIYKPKSFSDRLKGGLPETMKEASLYMRSSANKKINKGIAPENSSLTKALKKGDKTLRDTNLMATSIAPHSGELWASAGTKAKQAKILQYGGVIRPKKAKALWIPFSIKTKELMRKYGKGKPADLIEAMKNDGYSFFFTSSSKIFMAQKGKGKPFALFLVRSSIKIPARPFLYFDKEDEKYIRGLIAKAIEKKLKGGKK is encoded by the coding sequence ATGAGTGTCAAAATTATTTATAAACCTAAATCTTTTTCTGATAGGTTAAAGGGAGGGCTTCCTGAAACGATGAAAGAAGCTTCTCTTTATATGAGGTCGAGTGCAAACAAAAAAATAAACAAAGGAATCGCTCCCGAAAACTCATCCTTGACCAAGGCCTTAAAAAAGGGAGATAAAACTTTAAGAGACACAAACCTTATGGCAACAAGTATCGCCCCTCATTCGGGAGAGCTTTGGGCGAGTGCCGGAACAAAGGCAAAGCAGGCTAAAATCTTACAATACGGAGGAGTAATCCGCCCTAAAAAGGCCAAGGCCTTATGGATTCCTTTCAGCATAAAGACAAAAGAGCTTATGAGAAAATACGGGAAAGGAAAACCCGCCGACTTGATAGAGGCAATGAAAAACGACGGATATTCTTTTTTCTTTACTTCATCGTCAAAAATCTTTATGGCTCAAAAAGGAAAGGGAAAGCCCTTTGCTTTATTTTTGGTACGCTCTTCAATTAAAATTCCTGCCCGCCCATTTTTATATTTTGATAAGGAAGATGAAAAATACATAAGAGGCTTGATAGCAAAAGCGATTGAGAAAAAATTAAAGGGAGGGAAAAAATGA
- a CDS encoding DUF4783 domain-containing protein: MIIIEALQEALSKKGIVNILKPQASTVADAHAELGLIGLTVGGEKKDNNIKTYETLTLSCDIVSLGVSIDYVKEVSKFLKKMLELCIDSLDVPLIKNNREYLIKAHFQKVREGSFEYPEDSQVLPAEYREGYIITMTYPSFLNEEE, encoded by the coding sequence ATGATAATAATCGAAGCCTTACAGGAGGCCTTATCCAAAAAAGGAATCGTAAATATTTTAAAGCCTCAGGCAAGTACGGTTGCAGATGCTCACGCAGAGCTTGGCCTTATAGGGCTCACCGTCGGAGGCGAAAAAAAGGATAACAATATAAAAACATATGAAACCTTAACTCTTTCTTGCGATATTGTTTCGTTGGGAGTTTCGATCGACTATGTAAAAGAGGTGTCAAAATTTTTAAAAAAAATGCTTGAGCTTTGTATCGATTCTCTTGATGTTCCTTTAATAAAAAATAATCGGGAATATCTTATCAAAGCCCATTTTCAAAAGGTGAGAGAAGGGAGTTTTGAATACCCGGAAGACTCCCAAGTGTTGCCGGCAGAGTACAGGGAGGGGTATATAATAACAATGACATATCCTTCATTTTTAAATGAAGAAGAATAA
- a CDS encoding tape measure protein codes for MQVTDELRILVEAEVERAIKNIERFDSAMDGSEKTTASFSEALSAVEKKALIMSGAVITAGGASVKFAADNQSLKSSLEVLLKDAGKAKEVFDEWKEFGASTPLQTDEIGKAGKQLLAFGVTAESVTDTMRGLGDIATATGISLGDLSTIYGQIKTQGRLFGDDIKQLQGRGIPIVQELSKQFGVSEAAIKKMVSEGKIGFKDFDKAIKAMTRAGGQFEGMMKKLSKDTMGKWSTALDNGQQALASFGDLMLPLVNDMLDFATGTFEAISNLDEGTKRFILGFGGVIAISGPAIKAITGIKTALTALNANPYMLAIGGLITGVAYLTGLFASQKEEVEDLSEAMERTKGEADRLLSAYKGMEKNKVLDKSVTKELLMLYPELSGKIKEYSTTVEEAQRQIGILHRLKKAETEEEYNRILLESAKAYDEIKDKIPRLTEEMFKAAKETGNFDKALKELKYAGKIIEDIDKSFKKEGDHRDYWLEEYLKTELPQILNEAKKPINKELAEIGAGFEDETKRAERLVLLWDLIANQTKENLYKNTEGLQEAVAKLKQELDSALLGGSDVSAETSNAFIKILESIDPENPGFKSKIGRLQDKLKTIETGVTITPLIDENAKKTWQQWWQEITNVDESLFGSSGKKAGNLFIQGIRESAKEEENLAKIILEDFDMKEALEEQKEAIQSALKDLFNAKNEDGSDVFGISDNSIQVLLSRIKEVNAEIKQIENNEEIKKIYDELIKKNEELGKTTDELTLSKLKQLNADEALIKETEKQIRLFNTGNILESYKKKVEAIGKSEYDLARETLIANKATEEQLKQFDEYVKKLQGMEEGFSSFEEAFKSVMKDGLISMFDELGIKSDEFKDKASQAIADISYAMADISFDHLVQGLSDIGYAFAQGDNAAKAFHDSMVKMAQEILNQLPNLFLQAGLQLIAQGQWALGLGFVAAGLGSAVVGGVVSGTIDREKGENKLRKNALGGVYEKGDIIPFALGGVFTNKIVTEPTLFKFAKGTGLMGEAGPEAIMPLRRGKDGSLGVAALGGEAPKVMITIINNTGEAVSQKETEGSDGSRNIEIMIGQAINGVIASGKADRSLKNRFGLTVQGV; via the coding sequence ATGCAGGTAACTGACGAGTTAAGAATCTTGGTTGAAGCAGAAGTAGAGCGTGCTATAAAAAATATTGAACGCTTTGATTCTGCCATGGACGGAAGCGAAAAAACTACAGCCTCTTTTTCTGAAGCTTTAAGTGCCGTAGAAAAAAAAGCCTTGATAATGAGCGGAGCTGTAATCACGGCAGGAGGGGCTTCCGTTAAGTTTGCGGCAGACAATCAATCCTTAAAAAGTTCTCTTGAAGTTCTTTTAAAAGATGCCGGGAAGGCTAAAGAAGTTTTTGATGAGTGGAAAGAGTTTGGAGCGTCCACTCCTTTACAAACAGATGAAATAGGAAAGGCCGGAAAACAGCTTTTAGCCTTCGGTGTTACGGCAGAAAGTGTAACCGACACAATGCGTGGCTTGGGAGATATAGCCACGGCAACCGGAATAAGCCTTGGAGACTTATCGACGATTTACGGGCAGATAAAAACGCAAGGCCGTCTTTTCGGAGACGACATAAAACAGCTTCAGGGGCGAGGAATCCCGATAGTCCAAGAATTAAGTAAACAATTCGGCGTAAGCGAGGCTGCCATTAAAAAAATGGTAAGCGAAGGAAAAATAGGCTTTAAGGATTTTGACAAGGCCATAAAAGCGATGACCCGGGCAGGCGGACAATTTGAGGGCATGATGAAAAAGCTTTCAAAAGATACCATGGGTAAATGGTCAACCGCCTTGGATAACGGGCAGCAGGCCTTAGCTTCCTTCGGAGACCTTATGCTTCCCTTAGTAAACGACATGCTCGACTTTGCAACAGGAACCTTTGAAGCAATATCGAATTTGGATGAGGGAACAAAAAGGTTCATCCTAGGCTTCGGAGGAGTCATCGCTATTTCAGGGCCTGCAATAAAAGCGATAACAGGAATAAAAACTGCTCTTACGGCTTTAAACGCCAATCCTTACATGCTTGCCATAGGAGGCTTGATAACAGGAGTTGCATATTTAACGGGCCTTTTTGCCTCTCAAAAAGAAGAGGTGGAAGACTTAAGTGAAGCAATGGAAAGGACAAAAGGTGAAGCTGATCGTCTCCTTTCGGCATATAAGGGTATGGAAAAAAACAAGGTTCTTGATAAGAGTGTAACAAAAGAGCTTTTGATGTTATACCCTGAACTTTCCGGAAAAATAAAAGAGTATTCGACAACGGTTGAAGAAGCTCAAAGACAGATCGGGATTTTACACAGGTTAAAAAAAGCTGAAACGGAAGAAGAATACAATAGGATTCTTTTGGAAAGTGCAAAAGCCTATGATGAAATAAAAGATAAAATCCCTCGCCTTACAGAAGAAATGTTTAAGGCTGCAAAAGAAACAGGAAATTTTGATAAAGCCTTAAAAGAATTAAAATATGCAGGAAAAATTATAGAAGATATTGATAAGAGTTTTAAAAAGGAAGGGGATCATAGAGATTATTGGCTTGAAGAATATTTAAAAACAGAACTGCCTCAAATTTTAAATGAAGCAAAAAAGCCCATAAATAAAGAACTGGCAGAAATAGGGGCCGGATTTGAAGATGAGACCAAGCGGGCTGAACGCTTAGTTTTACTTTGGGACTTAATAGCCAATCAAACAAAAGAAAACCTTTATAAAAATACCGAAGGCTTACAAGAGGCTGTAGCAAAATTAAAACAAGAATTAGACTCTGCTCTTTTAGGAGGAAGCGATGTATCGGCTGAAACCTCAAATGCCTTCATCAAAATTCTTGAAAGCATAGATCCTGAAAATCCGGGGTTTAAATCAAAAATAGGAAGATTACAAGATAAATTAAAAACGATAGAAACAGGTGTTACAATCACTCCTCTTATCGATGAAAATGCAAAAAAAACTTGGCAGCAATGGTGGCAGGAAATAACAAATGTAGACGAATCGCTTTTCGGATCATCAGGCAAAAAAGCGGGAAATCTTTTCATTCAAGGGATAAGAGAATCGGCAAAGGAAGAAGAAAATCTTGCAAAAATAATCCTTGAAGACTTCGATATGAAAGAGGCTTTAGAAGAGCAAAAGGAAGCTATTCAAAGTGCTTTAAAAGATTTGTTTAATGCAAAAAATGAAGACGGGTCAGATGTTTTCGGTATAAGCGATAACTCAATACAGGTGCTGCTTTCGAGAATAAAAGAAGTAAATGCCGAAATTAAACAGATTGAAAACAATGAAGAGATAAAAAAAATATATGATGAACTTATAAAGAAAAATGAAGAACTCGGTAAAACTACCGATGAATTGACATTATCAAAACTAAAACAGCTTAACGCCGATGAGGCTTTAATAAAGGAAACAGAAAAACAGATAAGGCTTTTTAATACAGGCAATATATTAGAGTCTTACAAGAAAAAAGTTGAAGCTATAGGAAAAAGTGAATACGATTTAGCCCGCGAAACCTTAATAGCAAATAAGGCAACGGAAGAACAATTAAAACAATTCGATGAATATGTTAAAAAACTTCAAGGCATGGAAGAAGGCTTTTCTTCCTTTGAAGAAGCTTTTAAGTCTGTAATGAAAGACGGCCTTATTTCAATGTTTGACGAGCTGGGAATAAAATCGGATGAGTTTAAAGACAAAGCTTCTCAAGCTATAGCCGACATCTCTTATGCAATGGCAGACATAAGTTTTGACCATCTGGTACAAGGCTTAAGCGATATAGGTTATGCCTTTGCTCAAGGCGATAATGCCGCTAAAGCCTTCCACGATTCTATGGTTAAGATGGCTCAAGAAATTTTAAACCAACTTCCCAATCTATTTTTACAGGCAGGCTTACAGTTAATTGCACAAGGTCAATGGGCTTTAGGTTTAGGCTTTGTTGCAGCGGGCTTGGGAAGTGCCGTAGTCGGAGGCGTAGTATCCGGAACCATAGACAGGGAAAAGGGAGAAAACAAGCTTCGCAAAAATGCACTAGGAGGAGTTTACGAAAAAGGAGATATTATCCCCTTTGCCTTAGGCGGGGTATTTACAAACAAGATAGTTACAGAGCCTACTTTGTTTAAGTTTGCAAAAGGCACAGGTCTTATGGGAGAAGCAGGGCCTGAGGCGATAATGCCTTTAAGGCGAGGTAAAGACGGCTCCTTAGGTGTTGCAGCCTTGGGAGGAGAAGCGCCTAAGGTAATGATTACAATAATAAACAACACTGGGGAAGCTGTTTCTCAAAAAGAAACGGAAGGCTCTGACGGTTCGAGGAACATCGAAATAATGATAGGGCAAGCAATTAACGGAGTTATAGCAAGCGGCAAGGCCGACCGCAGCTTAAAGAACAGATTCGGATTAACTGTACAAGGAGTTTAA
- a CDS encoding DUF1833 family protein: protein MTKLSKRAIEALNRNETDEVFLYCLEIEVEGEEAWRFVNNNEDIISNGKRYTACGFTVSLPSQKNETGSETCRLAIDNIDSRIMQFITKGIGKKIMAKIIIILAATPDLIEKGPLKFILRNVSVDKATVQGDLYDFYLFDRNIPEGRFTPKDFPGLF, encoded by the coding sequence ATGACAAAACTTTCAAAAAGAGCCATTGAGGCTTTAAACAGAAACGAAACGGATGAGGTTTTTTTATATTGCTTGGAAATAGAGGTTGAAGGGGAAGAGGCTTGGAGATTTGTAAACAACAACGAAGATATTATTTCCAACGGGAAGCGGTATACAGCCTGCGGGTTTACCGTTTCCCTTCCTTCCCAAAAAAACGAAACAGGAAGCGAAACCTGCCGTCTTGCAATAGACAATATTGACAGTCGTATAATGCAGTTTATTACAAAAGGAATCGGAAAAAAAATAATGGCAAAAATTATAATTATTTTGGCGGCAACTCCCGACCTAATAGAAAAAGGACCTTTAAAGTTTATCTTGCGGAATGTATCTGTAGATAAGGCAACCGTACAAGGAGACTTATACGATTTTTATTTGTTTGACAGGAATATTCCAGAAGGCCGATTCACTCCTAAAGATTTTCCGGGGCTTTTTTAA
- a CDS encoding C40 family peptidase, producing the protein MIAPWVKKYIGIPFLSNGRDKTSCDCYGLLYLVYKNEFDTELPLLLSDYKNACDVKETKEIFKKNKPLIAGEKVDNPEIGDVVLLNYRGIPSHIGIYAGGGFILHTTEKSGSVLQKLSSPEIRGRVEGYYRVNKNYRKSSSF; encoded by the coding sequence ATGATTGCTCCCTGGGTTAAAAAATATATAGGGATTCCCTTTCTTTCAAACGGCAGGGACAAAACCTCTTGCGACTGTTACGGGCTTTTGTATTTGGTTTATAAAAACGAATTCGATACGGAGTTACCTCTCCTTTTATCCGATTACAAAAACGCTTGTGATGTAAAAGAGACAAAAGAAATTTTTAAAAAGAATAAGCCTTTGATTGCCGGAGAAAAAGTTGATAATCCTGAGATAGGGGATGTAGTTCTTCTTAACTATAGAGGCATTCCCTCACACATAGGCATTTATGCAGGAGGCGGGTTTATACTTCATACAACCGAAAAATCGGGGAGCGTTTTACAAAAATTAAGCTCACCCGAAATAAGGGGAAGAGTGGAGGGGTATTACCGTGTCAATAAAAATTATCGCAAAAGTTCATCCTTTTGA